In Candidatus Binataceae bacterium, the DNA window GGTGGAAATCAAGTGCGTCGCGATCCTCAAGGATTGAGCGGACGAGCCGGCGGCGCCTCGTTTGACGGCGGGCGCCCGCGTGTTTGAGGATTGGCGGCGCCGCACTGCGGGACGGCGGGAGGAGCGATCGGGCTATGACCAAAACGGGCGAAGCGAGGATGCTTTCAGGATGCCGGGTGCTGGATTTCACGCAGTACCTGGCCGGTCCCACGGTGACGCGTCTGATGGCCGAAATGGGCGCGGACATCATCAAGGTCGAGATCGCACCGATGGGAGATCCGTCACGTCTGCTCCCCACGGTCAAGAACGGACGCAGCGGCTACTTCGTCCAGCAGAACCGCGGCAAGAAGAGTCTGTGCCTCGACTTCAGCAAGCCGCAGGCGCTCGAGGTTGTCCGCGCGCTGGTGCCCAAGGTCGACATCGTGGTGGAGAACTTCGGCCCGGGTGTGATGCAGAAGCGCGGGCTCGACTACGACTCACTGCGCAAGCTCAACCCGCGAATCATCATGGCGTCGCTCTCCGCATTTGGACGCCAGAGTCCGCTCTCGCACAAGACCGGATACGACATGATTGCACAGTCGTTCTCGGGTCTGATGCACATGACCGGCGAGCCTGACGGCCCGCCAACCTTCGTTGGAATAGGCATCGCCGACGTCGGCAGCGGCGTGCACACCTTCGCTGCGATCGGCTACGCGCTCTATCATCGCGAGCGCACCGGCGTCGGCCAGTACATCGACATCGCGATGGTCGATACCCTCTACCACATGCACGACTTTGGCCTGCAAAGTTATTCCATAACCAGCGGTGAATTCGTACCGAAACGGATGGGGCGCTATCACAACCAGATTTGTCCGGCCGGAGTGTACAAAGGGCCACGCGGATGGATTTTCATCCTGGTATTGGATCGCCAGTGGGGCAACATGGTCAAGGCGATGGGCCGCCCGGAACTGCTTAAGGACTCGCGCTTCGCGACCGGCGCCGACCGCGTAAAGCACGCGGACCAGCTCAATGCGATCGTCGAAGAATGGCTGCGCTCGTTCGCCAGCGACGAAGCGGCGCTCGCCGCGCTCGAGGAAAACCGCATTGCCTGCGCGCCGGTTCTGTCCGTGGTGGACACGATGAGGCAGCCGCACTACCTTGCACGCAACATGGTGCGCAAGGTGCGCGATCCGGTCCTCGGCGAGGTGACGATTCCCGGCTTCCCGTTAAAGTTCTCGGCCTTTCCCGATCTGCCAGAAGGGCTGGAGGCGCCGCTGCTCGGCCAGCACGGCGAGCAGGTGCTGCGTGAAGTCCTGGGCTACTCGGCCGCCGAGGTTGCGAAGCTCCGCGAGAACGGAGTGCTGTTCAGCGACAATCGCTGACCACGCAAGCGCGCTCATCCCCATCAGTGCGGCCTGTCGCCTCGCCATTGGCTCGCCTGATCGCGAAAGCGCGCGACGTTCTCGACATCGCCTGACCCGGGGCGCCCCGAGCCTTGGCGCTCGCCGGCTTCAGAGCGGCGCTCGCCCGCCGGCTTTGTGTAATCGGGCAGCACCACTTTCAGAGGGTCGCGGACGTCATCCACATAGCCGAGCGCGTAGCCGCCGAAGGAGTACCCCATCAGGCGCAGCAGCTCGACCGGCAGCGTCCTTGCAACTTCGAAGGGAACCGAGAGGTACTGGTTTTCCTCCTGCCGCAGCCACGCGACGCTGTAGGTAATATTGATCCCGCAGCGAGTTGCGTCGGAGCGGTTTGCACCGCCGCCGTGATAGACGCTCCCGGTGTAGAAGAGCGCAGAGCCCCTGGTCATTTCGGCTGGTTCGGTATCCTTCTCTTCGAACTTCAAGCCATCCTCGAATCGATGACTGCCCTGGATAATGCGGGTCGCGCCGTTTTCCGCCGTGAAGTCCGTCATCGCCCATATAGTATTGCATTGGACTTCAAACCCGACCGGAAACTTGAAAAAATTGAATACCCACTGGTCGCGGTGGATCGGCTGCGCCGGCGAGCCGGGCCCAATCGAGATCGCCTGGGTCAGATGGAGCTGGAAGGTCGCCGAGTGCGCGAGCACTTTTCCGGCGCTGGACAGCACGAGCGGGTTCATGACCAGCTCGCGGCAGGTTTCGGAGCGCGCAATGAGTCCCCCGGTTCTGCGGGTGTGGCGGCCGGCGAAGTCGTCACGGCCGCACCGGGTTGCCGCGACGTACGGTGCAAGTTCGCCGGCGGCGCGGTCCATGACCGAGGCTGGCGCGAGGCCATCGACGATAGCCGCGCCGTCGTCGGCGAGGGCGGCGGCGATATCGTCAGCACTGGCGGATGGCAAAAAATGTCTGATGCTCATACGCGCTCCTGTGCTCTGTACGTTAGACAGCCGGTGTCAGCGATGCAGTTCCTCCAGCTTGTTGATGTCGAACAGCTTTTCGACCCGCTTGGGGTCGATTTCAGGGTAGCCGCCGCCGAAGGCGGGAAAGATCGTCGCGCGCCGGTTATGATAGTCGATCGCGACGAGGCCCTGCAGGCCGGCCGCTTCCACGCCGTGGTTGATCTCAGCCCAGTCCTTGTAATCCTCGCTCCAGCGGTAGGTATAGGTTAGCGATTTCCACAGGCTTTGCTGGCGGTCGAACATCACCGCCATCCACGGATGCCAATCCTCGGCATCCCAGAACATCACGACGCTGCTGTACGGATGGTGCGGTTCCTTGGGCGTGCGCTCGACCACCGCGAAGCGCCGCATCGACCACGCGTCATCCGGCACGTCGCCGTTGGGTCCGAAGAACCGCGGATAGTCGTATTTCGAGTCCATTACGCACAGCAGATTGCGCCAGCCGAGAAATTTCCAGTTCCAGCGCACCGGGCGTCCGGAGAAAGTATTGAAATCCTCTTCGGTCTGATCAGTACCGACGAGCGAATCCGATTTGACTTCGACCGAGATGCGCCGCACACGCCGCAACGACGGATCGTAGGCCCATGCGTCATCGCTGCGGTAGGGATCGTTGTAGCGATAGGTGATGAAGACCTGGCCGCGCATGTCATAGGGCGCGAAGAAACCTTCGAACTCCTTCCAGAAGTAGTCCTTGGCGTCGGGCACCGGTGCCAGGCCACCTTCCGCTTCGCGCTGCGCCAGGTGGCTGTAGTACACGCGCTGGTAAAAGCTGCTCAGCGTCTTGACGAAGGTGCCGCCGCCGCCGAAGAACCTCGACGCGTCGGTGGGCATCTTGCTCTTGAAGTGG includes these proteins:
- a CDS encoding CoA transferase, which translates into the protein MTKTGEARMLSGCRVLDFTQYLAGPTVTRLMAEMGADIIKVEIAPMGDPSRLLPTVKNGRSGYFVQQNRGKKSLCLDFSKPQALEVVRALVPKVDIVVENFGPGVMQKRGLDYDSLRKLNPRIIMASLSAFGRQSPLSHKTGYDMIAQSFSGLMHMTGEPDGPPTFVGIGIADVGSGVHTFAAIGYALYHRERTGVGQYIDIAMVDTLYHMHDFGLQSYSITSGEFVPKRMGRYHNQICPAGVYKGPRGWIFILVLDRQWGNMVKAMGRPELLKDSRFATGADRVKHADQLNAIVEEWLRSFASDEAALAALEENRIACAPVLSVVDTMRQPHYLARNMVRKVRDPVLGEVTIPGFPLKFSAFPDLPEGLEAPLLGQHGEQVLREVLGYSAAEVAKLRENGVLFSDNR
- a CDS encoding DUF1329 domain-containing protein, whose amino-acid sequence is MWEDSEISRSRLRAFEMWRAGWVGYAMLAVLVSAGALLAAAAPAAAQGAPGYSRQTVDQWLAGNANAKPDFKPGDVLTAKDLERIRSFIVPGYIDQLNFPELKMEIVAPRSHRPRKDFMQCTEKYQAQVKLKSDGTLDNYLCGQPFPNEALRPGDPQSGYKAIWNFEHRWQNYGPLDLNFMFVYDTFGGDHNGAAPGAIESPPDTWTGGRHFKSKMPTDASRFFGGGGTFVKTLSSFYQRVYYSHLAQREAEGGLAPVPDAKDYFWKEFEGFFAPYDMRGQVFITYRYNDPYRSDDAWAYDPSLRRVRRISVEVKSDSLVGTDQTEEDFNTFSGRPVRWNWKFLGWRNLLCVMDSKYDYPRFFGPNGDVPDDAWSMRRFAVVERTPKEPHHPYSSVVMFWDAEDWHPWMAVMFDRQQSLWKSLTYTYRWSEDYKDWAEINHGVEAAGLQGLVAIDYHNRRATIFPAFGGGYPEIDPKRVEKLFDINKLEELHR
- a CDS encoding phytanoyl-CoA dioxygenase family protein yields the protein MSIRHFLPSASADDIAAALADDGAAIVDGLAPASVMDRAAGELAPYVAATRCGRDDFAGRHTRRTGGLIARSETCRELVMNPLVLSSAGKVLAHSATFQLHLTQAISIGPGSPAQPIHRDQWVFNFFKFPVGFEVQCNTIWAMTDFTAENGATRIIQGSHRFEDGLKFEEKDTEPAEMTRGSALFYTGSVYHGGGANRSDATRCGINITYSVAWLRQEENQYLSVPFEVARTLPVELLRLMGYSFGGYALGYVDDVRDPLKVVLPDYTKPAGERRSEAGERQGSGRPGSGDVENVARFRDQASQWRGDRPH